In Streptomyces sp. NBC_01426, one genomic interval encodes:
- a CDS encoding replication-relaxation family protein: MIAFPTVPAPAAAPVERPPGLGPIAAWSTEVPLPVTGSFAAPGRGSVRADMVFTAPHTALPLLFVEVDNGTESPPILAEKIARYRRFLARGVPQAGRATVGGDLSLWRTVWTTPTAKYREAHPPLAIVFTKQMTPAAMETRMREVERLSVQEWRGHWHTAGTHSDGTKDGYRDYTGVVPVIVTVLDLLEEHGPHGPIWCRYGRKSHETLNDALANPDDYSAYSVREEQCRAADEGERQREEQEHQEERWRRDAAAWRCRECGRKVYPDDDARGTKAAGGLCDICQHRADRDAEQARERAQEQAAAGVDARLDGPLGWIRALRSGGR; the protein is encoded by the coding sequence GTGATCGCCTTTCCAACGGTCCCCGCACCGGCTGCGGCGCCGGTGGAGCGCCCGCCGGGCCTGGGCCCGATCGCGGCCTGGTCGACGGAAGTGCCCTTGCCGGTGACCGGGAGCTTCGCGGCGCCGGGTCGGGGCAGTGTCCGCGCCGACATGGTGTTCACCGCGCCCCACACCGCGCTGCCGCTCTTGTTTGTGGAGGTCGACAACGGTACGGAGTCGCCGCCGATTCTGGCGGAGAAGATCGCCCGCTACCGCCGCTTCCTCGCCCGCGGCGTCCCGCAGGCAGGGCGGGCCACGGTGGGGGGTGACCTCTCGCTGTGGCGCACGGTGTGGACGACACCCACGGCGAAGTACCGGGAGGCGCACCCGCCGTTGGCGATCGTGTTCACCAAGCAGATGACGCCGGCCGCGATGGAGACCCGGATGCGGGAGGTCGAGCGTCTGAGCGTCCAGGAGTGGCGGGGCCACTGGCACACCGCCGGAACCCACTCGGACGGCACCAAGGATGGCTACCGCGATTACACCGGCGTGGTGCCAGTGATCGTGACCGTCCTGGACCTCCTGGAGGAGCACGGCCCGCACGGGCCGATCTGGTGCCGCTACGGCCGCAAGAGCCACGAGACCCTCAACGACGCCTTGGCCAACCCCGACGACTACAGCGCCTACTCCGTCCGCGAGGAACAATGCCGGGCGGCCGATGAGGGGGAGCGCCAACGGGAAGAGCAGGAGCACCAGGAAGAGCGCTGGCGCCGGGACGCTGCGGCGTGGCGTTGCCGGGAGTGCGGACGCAAGGTCTACCCCGACGACGACGCACGGGGCACGAAAGCCGCAGGTGGTCTCTGTGACATCTGCCAACACCGGGCCGACCGCGACGCCGAGCAGGCCCGGGAACGGGCCCAGGAGCAGGCGGCGGCCGGAGTCGACGCGAGGCTGGACGGACCTCTCGGATGGATCCGTGCTTTGCGCTCCGGAGGGCGATGA
- a CDS encoding helicase associated domain-containing protein → MVWSHFDVAWAEGLSAARGWAAEHGHLLAPLDAAYQGAPVGIWLKNARVAARKAQEIEQRRAEGLPVESSAGAMTRERREQLEKIDPSWCPVWPVTWQHCFHLVSQHLDTGEALLTTAGEVVRQGEDLGRWVTSVRLGWDQLTGVQQWMREQILGIEPATEEEKPKPRTSQADKWAMHLAAAEQFFARKGHLTVPRKHVETITLGGDGQAQRDVPLRLGTWVDNQRRRAATLTPERVEQLSKIGMRWG, encoded by the coding sequence ATGGTCTGGTCCCACTTCGACGTCGCATGGGCGGAGGGGCTGTCGGCCGCGCGCGGGTGGGCCGCCGAGCACGGGCACCTCTTGGCGCCGCTGGACGCCGCGTACCAGGGCGCACCCGTGGGGATCTGGCTGAAGAACGCCCGGGTCGCTGCGCGGAAGGCGCAGGAGATCGAGCAGCGGCGGGCGGAGGGGCTGCCGGTGGAGTCGTCGGCCGGGGCGATGACGCGGGAGCGGCGCGAGCAGCTGGAGAAGATCGACCCGTCCTGGTGCCCGGTGTGGCCGGTGACGTGGCAGCACTGCTTCCACCTCGTCAGCCAGCACCTGGATACCGGCGAAGCGCTGCTGACCACGGCGGGCGAGGTCGTGCGCCAGGGCGAGGACCTCGGCCGGTGGGTGACGTCCGTCCGGCTCGGGTGGGACCAGCTCACCGGGGTCCAGCAGTGGATGCGCGAACAGATCCTCGGCATCGAGCCCGCGACCGAGGAGGAGAAGCCGAAGCCGCGCACCAGCCAGGCAGACAAGTGGGCGATGCACCTCGCCGCGGCTGAGCAGTTCTTCGCGCGCAAGGGCCACCTGACGGTGCCGCGCAAGCACGTCGAGACCATCACCCTCGGCGGCGACGGCCAGGCGCAGCGGGACGTCCCGCTGAGACTCGGGACGTGGGTCGACAACCAGCGCCGCCGGGCCGCCACCCTGACACCGGAGCGGGTGGAGCAGTTGTCCAAGATCGGGATGAGGTGGGGGTAG
- a CDS encoding recombinase, which yields MLRVNPKMLPRLAEIERDLVLRRKRAEEEQWLGEIEGIDMTLTFVRTKQADAARAAQRTPVALGIPTTRQPE from the coding sequence ATGTTGAGGGTCAACCCGAAGATGCTGCCCAGGCTCGCGGAGATCGAAAGGGACCTGGTCCTGCGTCGCAAGCGCGCCGAGGAGGAACAGTGGCTCGGCGAGATCGAAGGCATCGACATGACCTTGACCTTCGTCCGCACCAAGCAGGCTGACGCAGCCCGAGCCGCCCAACGGACACCCGTCGCCCTCGGCATCCCGACGACCCGCCAGCCCGAATGA
- a CDS encoding DUF2283 domain-containing protein, whose product MAGGFSALVKASRPGVSGAVVCPGDLSTSVRSPEDQDLTRQVGEQRGRPVMRVEYDASADMAYIYLVDSIAPGEAVRQVPAEDETAILDFDSHGRLLGIELFSARRRLHPELLASAERIDRSPRPPSV is encoded by the coding sequence ATGGCTGGTGGCTTCTCTGCACTAGTCAAGGCGAGCCGACCGGGGGTCTCGGGAGCTGTGGTCTGTCCTGGCGATCTTTCGACGTCAGTACGCTCTCCGGAGGACCAGGACCTGACACGCCAGGTTGGTGAGCAACGGGGAAGGCCGGTAATGCGGGTTGAATACGACGCATCGGCGGACATGGCATACATCTACCTTGTCGACAGCATCGCCCCGGGAGAGGCCGTCCGGCAGGTACCTGCCGAGGACGAAACTGCGATACTCGACTTCGACTCACACGGACGACTTCTGGGTATCGAGCTGTTCAGCGCTAGACGCCGGTTGCACCCGGAGCTGCTGGCCAGCGCCGAGAGGATCGACCGGTCGCCGCGTCCGCCCAGCGTGTGA
- a CDS encoding MmcQ/YjbR family DNA-binding protein, translated as MSSPGDVPPEILNRSRSICRQLPESYEEPAWIGVRWRIRTRTFAHVYTPDVDRYPVYASYATADQEPVVMTFRVPVDDLLGLTAGGFPFLRADWGHNVVAAVLGDHTDWTELAELITDSYREMAPKFLAARVPLLPPIS; from the coding sequence ATGTCCAGTCCTGGAGACGTGCCGCCGGAGATCCTGAACCGGTCGCGGTCGATCTGCCGGCAGCTGCCCGAGTCGTATGAGGAACCAGCCTGGATCGGCGTGCGCTGGCGGATCCGTACGCGGACGTTCGCCCATGTCTACACGCCGGACGTGGATCGCTACCCGGTCTACGCCTCGTATGCGACCGCAGACCAGGAACCGGTCGTGATGACTTTTCGGGTGCCCGTCGACGACCTGCTCGGCCTGACCGCCGGTGGGTTCCCGTTCCTCCGTGCCGACTGGGGCCATAACGTCGTCGCCGCCGTTCTCGGTGACCACACCGACTGGACCGAGCTTGCGGAACTGATCACCGACAGCTACCGCGAGATGGCCCCGAAGTTCCTCGCCGCGCGGGTCCCCCTCCTGCCACCGATCAGCTGA
- a CDS encoding MerR family transcriptional regulator: MDWPIAEVARMSGVTARTLRHYDETGLLPPARIGANGHRYYEERQLLRLQQILVLRALGVGLPEIGRILSEQVDEVDALRGHHQRLLVERDRLDALAGTVSRTIAELEQSRKDGNPMTINRPENLFEGVTPSQYEGNMQDFPELAEAVARRAATMSQADADAAHRDRTAQMIRLAELMAAGHPADADPVQAEIDAQYQGLTELRTVSAEDYRAIGRSIVDNETWRAAYEAIAPGLAAYQRDAIEAYVTTRLN; this comes from the coding sequence ATGGACTGGCCGATTGCGGAGGTGGCCCGGATGTCGGGCGTTACCGCCCGGACACTGCGCCACTACGACGAGACCGGCCTGCTGCCGCCGGCCCGGATCGGTGCCAATGGGCACCGCTACTACGAGGAGCGCCAGCTCCTGCGGCTGCAGCAGATCCTCGTGTTGCGGGCGCTGGGCGTCGGGCTGCCGGAGATCGGCCGGATCCTGTCTGAACAGGTCGACGAGGTGGATGCCCTGCGGGGCCACCACCAGCGCCTCCTCGTAGAACGGGACCGGCTCGACGCACTGGCCGGCACCGTCTCCCGCACGATCGCCGAACTGGAGCAGTCCAGGAAGGACGGCAACCCCATGACCATCAACCGACCGGAGAACCTCTTCGAGGGCGTGACGCCCTCCCAGTACGAGGGGAACATGCAGGACTTCCCCGAACTCGCCGAAGCGGTCGCACGACGCGCTGCCACGATGAGCCAGGCGGACGCCGACGCCGCGCACCGTGATCGCACCGCGCAGATGATCCGGCTGGCCGAACTCATGGCCGCAGGCCACCCGGCCGACGCCGACCCGGTCCAGGCCGAAATCGACGCCCAGTACCAGGGACTGACCGAACTGCGCACTGTCTCCGCAGAGGACTACCGAGCCATCGGACGCTCCATCGTCGACAACGAGACGTGGCGCGCCGCATACGAGGCCATCGCCCCGGGCCTGGCCGCATACCAGCGCGACGCCATCGAGGCCTATGTCACCACCCGGCTGAACTGA
- a CDS encoding ISL3 family transposase produces MEVDQLVLTDAEARLAVRSGAVSAACPGCGRRSSRVHCYYQRTLADRPVAGRRVRIELRARRLVCGNEQCDRRTFAEQIPGLTHRHARRTDALTAQLTDVALFLGGRPGARLFQRMTIDTCKDTLLRLIRKLPLPSSGSVPHLGVDDFAVRKGRTYATILIDMATHRPIDVLADRAAATFASWLRDHPEVRIVCRDRAGSYRDGAQVGAPQAMQVADAWHLLNNLAQAVERVIGRHRADLRQPLTSHDDRTDDGPASEGRDREELDIHGRPRPLVARTRERHQQIHERIQRGDSLRAIARDLRLSRGTVNRFAHAAEVDELLLAAIHRPALIDEYRLYLHHRWMEGCTNASALTREIQRLGYRGNVNTVRRHLKPYRNGAIPLTAPLPHLTVRRVTDWIMRRPERLNDVERKGLDDLCERNPALATTVDYARRLALMVRDRRSEHLALDVWIADVRLDGQRELRTLANGMRRDRAAIQAALTTTYTSGAVEGNVTRVKLLKRQMYGRANFDLLRRRILLSP; encoded by the coding sequence GTGGAAGTCGACCAGCTGGTGCTGACGGATGCAGAGGCCCGGCTCGCCGTGCGGTCGGGGGCCGTGTCGGCGGCCTGTCCCGGATGCGGGCGGAGATCTTCGAGAGTGCACTGCTACTACCAGCGGACCCTGGCGGATCGTCCGGTCGCCGGCCGGCGTGTGCGGATCGAGCTACGGGCGCGTCGACTCGTCTGCGGGAACGAGCAGTGTGACCGTCGGACGTTCGCCGAGCAGATACCGGGCCTGACGCATCGCCACGCACGCCGCACCGACGCACTCACCGCCCAGCTCACCGACGTGGCCCTGTTCCTGGGCGGCCGGCCAGGCGCTCGACTGTTTCAGCGCATGACCATCGACACCTGCAAGGACACTCTGCTCCGGCTGATCCGTAAGCTGCCGCTCCCCTCGTCGGGATCGGTGCCGCATCTCGGCGTCGACGACTTCGCCGTTCGAAAGGGACGGACCTACGCGACGATCCTCATCGACATGGCAACCCACCGCCCGATCGACGTCCTGGCCGACCGGGCCGCAGCAACTTTCGCGTCCTGGCTGCGGGACCATCCTGAGGTCCGGATCGTCTGCCGTGACCGTGCAGGCTCCTACCGCGATGGGGCCCAGGTCGGTGCCCCGCAGGCCATGCAGGTAGCCGATGCCTGGCACCTCCTGAACAACCTGGCGCAAGCAGTCGAACGCGTCATCGGACGGCATCGCGCTGACCTGCGACAGCCTCTCACCTCACACGATGACCGGACCGACGACGGCCCGGCCTCCGAGGGCCGCGACCGCGAAGAACTGGATATCCACGGACGGCCACGACCTCTGGTCGCCCGCACCCGCGAACGCCACCAACAGATCCACGAACGCATCCAACGTGGCGACAGCCTTCGCGCCATCGCACGCGACCTGCGGCTCAGCCGCGGCACAGTCAACCGCTTCGCGCACGCCGCAGAAGTCGATGAGCTTCTCCTCGCGGCCATTCATCGACCCGCGCTGATCGACGAATACCGCCTCTACCTGCACCATCGCTGGATGGAAGGCTGCACCAACGCCTCCGCGCTCACCCGGGAAATCCAGCGGCTGGGCTACCGCGGCAACGTCAACACCGTCCGCCGGCACCTGAAGCCCTACCGCAACGGCGCGATCCCACTCACCGCCCCCTTGCCACACCTGACCGTCCGCAGGGTCACCGACTGGATCATGCGCCGACCCGAGCGCCTCAACGATGTTGAGCGAAAGGGTCTCGACGATCTGTGCGAGCGGAACCCAGCGCTGGCCACGACCGTCGATTACGCACGCCGCCTGGCACTCATGGTCCGCGACCGCCGCAGTGAACACCTCGCTCTCGACGTCTGGATAGCCGACGTCCGCCTCGATGGACAACGCGAACTCCGCACCCTGGCCAATGGCATGCGACGCGACCGCGCGGCCATCCAGGCCGCCCTCACCACGACCTACACATCCGGAGCGGTCGAGGGTAACGTCACGCGGGTCAAGCTCCTGAAGAGACAGATGTACGGCCGCGCCAACTTCGATCTCCTACGACGCCGCATCCTGCTCTCACCATGA